TCCGGCGGCAACGGTGGAGGCTATCGACGCAGAAGAGGTAGAAGGGTTTTGCCAAGACGCAGGCTATGAGTGCACCCTAGTACCAGAAGGAACGTTAGTGGTGCCACCGGAAGCCAACGTAGAGGAAATGGACTGGAATCCTGATGGTGTTGTCAAGTCACCAACTGACCAAGATTCAGAGTTTTCACCGGATGAGCTGGAACGGATCCGTAAGCGACTAGAGGGACTGCTGTAGGCTATGGGGCTGCAAGAACGAGGCCATTTGCTGACA
Above is a window of Cyanobacteriota bacterium DNA encoding:
- a CDS encoding DUF3110 domain-containing protein — its product is PAATVEAIDAEEVEGFCQDAGYECTLVPEGTLVVPPEANVEEMDWNPDGVVKSPTDQDSEFSPDELERIRKRLEGLL